The Hymenobacter oligotrophus genome has a window encoding:
- a CDS encoding THUMP-like domain-containing protein, which produces MDVSLSAAARQYVAEHLHDDPATLALQARRYPDLPVRELVQQIQARQKAKAKLPAWAANPDLVFPASLSVEQASSARTAAFKAELVAGARVADLTGGFGVDTSHFAQQVGEVHYVERNAQLAEVVRHNLGILGIGNVQVHVGDAAAWLREQPDGYFNWLYLDPARRDTADKKIFRLADCEPDVLRLLPLLLRKAERILLKTSPMLDVEQALQELGRVRRLWVVAVDNECKEVLYELGQEAAVDPERLTINLMRDGREQSFRTNRTREAKATPRYAEPQTYIYEPNVAVLKAGGFKSVGASYNLLKLHQHSHLYTSHTLREDFPGRIFQCRAVCKYDKKELLAHLDADQRAHVTVRNFPDSVADFRYRTGIREGGTTYLLATTDLRGRLIVLVCDRLNHHPSTSSEQQ; this is translated from the coding sequence ATGGATGTTTCGCTGTCGGCAGCGGCTCGGCAGTACGTAGCCGAGCATCTGCACGATGACCCTGCTACGCTGGCGCTGCAAGCCCGGCGCTACCCCGATCTGCCCGTACGCGAATTGGTGCAGCAGATTCAGGCGCGCCAAAAGGCCAAAGCCAAGCTGCCTGCTTGGGCTGCCAACCCCGATCTGGTATTTCCGGCTTCCTTATCTGTTGAGCAAGCTTCGTCGGCTCGCACGGCTGCGTTTAAGGCCGAGTTGGTAGCAGGCGCCCGCGTTGCCGACCTTACCGGTGGCTTTGGGGTAGATACCAGCCACTTTGCCCAGCAAGTAGGCGAGGTGCACTACGTGGAGCGTAACGCGCAGCTGGCCGAGGTGGTGCGCCACAACCTCGGTATATTGGGCATTGGCAACGTGCAGGTGCACGTGGGCGACGCAGCCGCGTGGTTGCGCGAGCAGCCCGACGGCTACTTTAACTGGCTGTACCTCGACCCGGCCCGCCGCGACACCGCCGATAAGAAGATCTTTCGGTTGGCCGACTGCGAGCCCGACGTGCTGCGCCTGCTGCCGTTGCTGCTGCGCAAAGCCGAGCGCATTTTGCTGAAAACCTCGCCCATGCTCGATGTGGAGCAGGCGCTGCAGGAGCTTGGCCGCGTACGCCGGTTGTGGGTAGTAGCCGTGGATAACGAGTGCAAAGAAGTGCTTTATGAGTTGGGGCAGGAAGCAGCCGTAGACCCGGAACGCCTGACCATCAACTTAATGCGCGACGGGCGCGAGCAATCCTTCCGTACCAACCGCACCCGCGAAGCCAAGGCTACACCGCGCTACGCCGAACCGCAGACCTACATCTACGAGCCCAACGTGGCCGTGCTAAAGGCCGGCGGGTTTAAGAGCGTTGGGGCTAGTTACAACCTCTTGAAGCTGCACCAGCACAGCCACCTGTACACCTCGCACACGCTGCGCGAGGATTTCCCGGGCCGCATATTCCAGTGCCGGGCGGTGTGCAAATACGACAAGAAGGAGCTACTTGCCCACCTCGATGCTGACCAAAGAGCCCACGTAACAGTGCGCAACTTCCCCGACTCGGTAGCCGATTTCCGGTACCGCACGGGCATACGGGAAGGCGGTACCACCTACTTGCTAGCCACCACCGATTTGCGCGGCCGCCTAATTGTATTGGTTTGCGACCGGCTCAACCATCACCCAAGCACAAGCTCCGAACAGCAATAA
- a CDS encoding TonB-dependent receptor, producing the protein MYTFPPFRLLGSGWATAALLLSTSASTQAQAQRSPTPPDTARQVLPSVQVQGLRPTRYAAGSRFTVLDSAALAPFKSASVADALSARTPLYLRTYGPGQLATLSIRGTSGRHTAVLWNGFSINFPTLGEADMALLPVTSVKQISVQHGPAAALYGTGAMGGAVVLGSATPRLGQQVSATLEAGSFGYGAVSFDGIHRDEHVAVQTSLLVRSSENNFPYTALDFGGPVRRRQASAALQQSSFTQQLSLQLSPKAELTGAAWFTRSDREIQPSVGSVDAHARQQDESGRVVLGYRRRGTHSETTVRAARFADNIRYYNDNVQPSNSATVVWQAQAEHTLQWRPNASLRLGAEAQHFVADVDGYRRHITEQRYAGFALLRYDPTARLRLTLNARQAVLPGRRAPVAPTLGAEYQLWRRQQQQLWLKANAARSYRAPTLNERYWGGVERQELLPETGVGYEGGLHYEALLGTQLPVALQADLTAYSLLVDNWVEWIEAPTLAPRNVRRVRSRGLEASTQAQLHLGRYWLSATAAYAYTQARKVSGYAADLDPIGNQLRYVPLHSASVGTQHAWRNWQLTLNGVFTGYRYTTASADDYLPGYALLHASAGRTMHLGRYTLTGLVQGYNLTNKSYQNYAGRAMPGRSALLSLRLGWH; encoded by the coding sequence ATGTACACTTTCCCCCCCTTCCGGCTGCTGGGCAGCGGCTGGGCTACGGCAGCATTATTGCTCAGCACCTCGGCTAGTACCCAGGCGCAAGCACAACGCTCCCCTACCCCACCCGATACGGCTCGGCAAGTGCTGCCATCAGTACAAGTGCAGGGCTTGCGCCCCACGCGCTATGCCGCCGGCAGCCGCTTTACCGTGCTCGACTCGGCCGCGCTGGCGCCGTTTAAATCGGCTTCGGTGGCCGATGCATTATCGGCCCGCACACCGCTGTACCTGCGCACTTACGGCCCGGGGCAGTTGGCTACGCTCTCGATCAGGGGCACCTCGGGGCGGCATACGGCCGTGCTCTGGAATGGCTTCAGCATTAACTTTCCTACCCTCGGCGAGGCCGACATGGCGCTGCTGCCCGTGACCTCGGTGAAACAAATAAGCGTGCAGCACGGCCCTGCCGCTGCGCTTTACGGTACCGGCGCCATGGGTGGCGCCGTGGTGCTGGGCTCGGCCACACCTAGGCTGGGCCAGCAGGTAAGCGCTACTCTTGAGGCGGGCAGTTTCGGCTACGGCGCCGTGAGCTTCGACGGCATCCACCGCGACGAGCACGTGGCTGTGCAAACCAGCCTGCTGGTGCGCTCCTCCGAAAACAACTTCCCGTACACCGCTCTCGACTTCGGTGGCCCCGTACGGCGGCGCCAAGCCAGCGCAGCGTTGCAGCAAAGCAGCTTTACGCAGCAGCTCAGCTTGCAGCTCAGCCCTAAAGCCGAGCTAACGGGTGCGGCGTGGTTTACCCGCTCCGACCGCGAAATTCAGCCATCCGTTGGTTCGGTTGATGCACACGCCCGCCAGCAGGATGAGAGCGGCCGGGTGGTACTGGGTTACCGCCGGCGCGGAACCCACAGCGAAACCACCGTGCGCGCCGCCCGCTTCGCCGACAATATTCGCTACTACAACGACAATGTACAGCCCAGCAACTCGGCTACGGTGGTGTGGCAGGCCCAAGCCGAGCACACCCTGCAGTGGCGCCCCAATGCCAGCTTGCGCCTGGGCGCCGAGGCCCAACACTTCGTGGCCGATGTGGATGGCTACCGGCGGCACATTACCGAGCAACGCTACGCCGGCTTTGCCCTGCTGCGCTACGACCCCACGGCCCGCCTACGCCTTACGCTAAACGCGCGCCAGGCCGTGCTGCCCGGCCGGCGCGCCCCCGTAGCGCCAACCCTAGGTGCCGAATACCAGCTGTGGCGCAGGCAGCAACAGCAGCTCTGGCTGAAAGCCAACGCGGCCCGGAGCTACCGTGCGCCTACCCTGAACGAGCGGTACTGGGGCGGTGTAGAACGCCAGGAATTACTGCCCGAAACCGGCGTCGGCTACGAAGGCGGGCTGCACTACGAAGCTTTGCTGGGCACGCAATTGCCCGTAGCCCTGCAAGCCGACCTGACGGCCTACAGCTTACTGGTTGATAACTGGGTAGAGTGGATTGAAGCACCTACGCTGGCGCCGCGCAACGTGCGCCGCGTGCGCAGCCGTGGCCTCGAGGCCAGTACGCAAGCTCAACTGCACTTAGGCCGGTACTGGCTTAGCGCCACGGCGGCTTACGCCTATACCCAAGCCCGTAAGGTAAGCGGCTACGCCGCCGACCTCGACCCCATTGGCAATCAGTTGCGCTACGTGCCGCTCCACTCGGCTTCGGTGGGTACGCAACACGCATGGCGCAATTGGCAGCTTACCCTTAATGGTGTGTTTACGGGCTACCGCTACACTACCGCCTCGGCCGATGACTACCTGCCCGGCTACGCTTTGCTGCACGCTAGCGCCGGCCGCACCATGCACCTAGGGCGCTACACCCTCACAGGCTTGGTGCAGGGCTATAACCTCACCAACAAAAGTTACCAGAACTACGCCGGCCGTGCCATGCCTGGCCGCTCGGCTTTGCTGAGCCTGCGCCTAGGTTGGCACTAG
- a CDS encoding DNA-3-methyladenine glycosylase yields the protein MKLTHDYYRQPDVVALARDMLGKYLFSCIDGVLTGGRIVETEAYAHIGDQACHSHLGRFTKRTSVMYEAGGVAYVYLIYGRYALFNIITNEAGKADAVLIRGIEPTEGVAEMQLRRGITSATPKLTAGPGLLTQALGISTKHYGTDLTGNLIWLEDLGEQVPDEQVVVSPRVGIDYAGDDAALPWRFRIRGSKWTSPAK from the coding sequence ATGAAGCTTACGCACGACTACTACCGCCAGCCCGATGTGGTGGCGCTGGCCCGCGACATGCTCGGCAAATACCTGTTTAGTTGCATCGATGGGGTGCTGACCGGTGGCCGCATTGTTGAGACGGAAGCCTATGCCCACATAGGCGACCAAGCCTGTCACTCGCACCTAGGGCGTTTCACCAAGCGCACCAGCGTGATGTACGAAGCCGGTGGGGTGGCCTATGTGTACCTCATCTACGGCCGCTACGCCCTGTTCAATATCATCACCAACGAAGCCGGCAAGGCCGACGCGGTGCTGATTCGGGGGATCGAGCCTACCGAGGGCGTAGCCGAAATGCAACTGCGCAGGGGCATCACCAGCGCCACGCCCAAGCTTACCGCCGGCCCGGGTTTACTCACGCAGGCCCTAGGTATCAGCACCAAGCACTACGGCACCGACCTCACCGGCAACCTCATCTGGCTCGAAGACCTAGGCGAGCAAGTGCCCGATGAGCAAGTAGTAGTCAGCCCCCGCGTAGGCATCGACTACGCCGGCGACGATGCCGCGCTGCCGTGGCGTTTCCGCATACGGGGCAGTAAATGGACGAGCCCAGCCAAGTAA